The DNA region ATGTCGCAGCCCCGTCCGGGCAGATTGACGACAGGGGCGGCGGGGAGTGAGATCAGAAAAGGCTGATACTCGAAGCAAGCGATTGCACGCCCCGGATCGATGTCAGGCGGGCGGCCCGGCCTTCGCGAGGAGGACGGTGCCATAGGGGGGAGACAACGACGGGCCGACAATGCCTGCACCCCTCCGCCCGGCGCCCGGAAGCGGGGCCAACAAAGGGGGAGAAAGGAAACGCCATGGAACCTATTCAGTGGTCGCGCTGGATGAGCGTCGGGAACGATGCGTTGGACGAGGATCATCGTGTCCTGATCGCCATCGTCAACAAGCTGTATGACGAAGCCGGCCGTCGGGATCCCGCCCTGATCGAAGCCATCCTGGATGAACTGATCGCCTACACCCGCCATCACTTCGCCGAGGAGGAGGCGGAGATGCAGCGGTTGAACTATCCGACCTTCGCAGCGCACAAGGCCTTGCACGACAAGCTGACCGGCCAGGTCGAAAGCTATCTCCGCGAGTTCCGCACCAACCGCGGCGGGATTTCCGGAGAGGAGGTGTTCCTGTTCTGCTCCGACTGGCTCGGCAAGCATATCCTGCGGGAGGACACCC from Azospirillum thiophilum includes:
- a CDS encoding bacteriohemerythrin, which translates into the protein MEPIQWSRWMSVGNDALDEDHRVLIAIVNKLYDEAGRRDPALIEAILDELIAYTRHHFAEEEAEMQRLNYPTFAAHKALHDKLTGQVESYLREFRTNRGGISGEEVFLFCSDWLGKHILREDTRFGEYADNEAELVVAE